In bacterium, the DNA window CCCGTCCGACGGGGACACGGTGAAGTTCGTCTATGAGATGGCCGAAGCGGGCACCGCCCGGATCAAGGTCTGGAACGCCTGGGGCAACCTGGCGGCCACCCTGGAGGAGGCCAAAGGCGCGGGGCTGCAGTCGAGCCTGCTCCACATCGCCGCCTTCGCGCCGGGGCATTATTTCTACCGGATCGAACTTCGCTACGCCTCGGGCCGCACGGAGGCCTTCAAGACCCAAGTGCTGGCGGTGAAGAAGTGACAACAACAAGTCCTTCACCGCCAAGACGCCAAGACGCCAAGAAAGACAGGAAAAAATTTTTCGGGAGAAGAAAAACAAAAAGAAGGTCTGGGTTTGGTTTTACTTGGCGTCTTGGCGTCTTGGCGGTTCTATGGTCCTTTCCTTTTCTTGGTTTGGCACAGACGGTACTGCCGGCCGCGTCGCGGGTGACGCCCCTTTCGGCCCTGGGGGCCTCGGCCCGGGCCGACGCCCTGGGCGGCGCCATGACCGGCCTGGCCGACGATCCCAGCGCGATCTTCTTCGACCCGGCCGGTCTCTCCCAGCTCCGTTCGGCCGAACTTTCCATCAACCACAACAGCTACCTGGCGGACAGCTTCGAGGAGACGATCCTCTTCGGCCTGCCCACGCCGCCCTTGGGCGGGTTCGGCGGCGCCTTGCAATACGTCTCCTGGGGCGGTCTGGACAAGCGGGACGCCAATGGGGTGTCCCAGGGGAGTTTCGCCGACAGCGATGTGGCCTTCACCCTGGGGTGGGGGCTCCCGGTCACGCCCGACCTCGCCGTGGGGATCGCCCTCTCCGGCGTGCAACAGAAGATCATCGATTCGCTCTACACCGGGCTCACGGGGGACCTGGGGGTCCTTTGGAGACCCGCGCCGGGCTTCCGGCTGGGACTGACCTATTCGGGGCTCGGCACCGTCCTGGCCGGCCACGTGCCCGCCCAGGACCTGCGGTTGGGGACGTCGCTGCTGCTGCCGATCGCCCAGGGCTTCGACCTGCGGCCCCTGCTGGCGGGGGACTGGCAACCCGAGGGCGTGAGCCGGATCTCGGGCGGCCTGGAAGGGCGCATCGAAAGGGACTTTTTCCTGCGGGTGGGTTACCAGGGGGTCCTTTCGGACAACCAGATCGGGGGCTTGACGGGCCTGACGGCGGGGGCGGGCTTCCGGATCGAACGATTCCGGCTGGATTATGCTTTCGTGCCCGAGGGCGACCTGGGCACCTCCCACCGGGTGAGCGTGGGCTATGAGTTCCCCAACCCGACGCCCGTTCCCGCCAAGCCCGTCACCGTGACCGCGCCCCCCGTGACCGTGCAGGGCCCCCCGGTCACCATCCTGGCCACGCCGCCGCCCACGCCGGCCCCGGTCTCCGGGCCGCCCAAGTCGAAGGTCGAGGTCCATTTCGAACTTCCGGGCGCGGGCGCGCCGGTGACAGCCGACGCCCAGGCCTCTTCCCTGGTGGGTGCCTATGAGAAGGCCGCCCAAGCGTCCCCTGCGGACAGCCGGGCCTGGAGGAACCTGGGCATCGCCTACTTGAAGGCGGGGAAGACCGCCATGGGGCTCCAATGCCTGGACCAGGCCCTGCGTTTGGATCCCTCCGACCAGGCCCTCAAAAAATGGTTGGACGATTACCGGGCCAAGCACCCGGCGAACCCTTAAAAGCTAGACCCGGCGACCGCCGAGGGGCGGACCTGATCCCTCCTCCTTTTGGG includes these proteins:
- a CDS encoding tetratricopeptide repeat protein — encoded protein: MAQTVLPAASRVTPLSALGASARADALGGAMTGLADDPSAIFFDPAGLSQLRSAELSINHNSYLADSFEETILFGLPTPPLGGFGGALQYVSWGGLDKRDANGVSQGSFADSDVAFTLGWGLPVTPDLAVGIALSGVQQKIIDSLYTGLTGDLGVLWRPAPGFRLGLTYSGLGTVLAGHVPAQDLRLGTSLLLPIAQGFDLRPLLAGDWQPEGVSRISGGLEGRIERDFFLRVGYQGVLSDNQIGGLTGLTAGAGFRIERFRLDYAFVPEGDLGTSHRVSVGYEFPNPTPVPAKPVTVTAPPVTVQGPPVTILATPPPTPAPVSGPPKSKVEVHFELPGAGAPVTADAQASSLVGAYEKAAQASPADSRAWRNLGIAYLKAGKTAMGLQCLDQALRLDPSDQALKKWLDDYRAKHPANP